The following DNA comes from Maledivibacter sp..
ACTTGGCACAATTGCATATGCGAATATCATCCTTAATTTAATTACTTAAGATATAAGCATATTTGGTGGTATAGCTTTGAAGATTTTTAAACTACATGTAGTAGATGGTTTTTATAGAAAGTAATTATGCAATTTGCTCATTTAAATTAATAGGATTAAGTATAGAATAATAATTAGATTAGTAAAGCCAAGAACTATTTCATGCTAATTCTCTATATGGTAAAATAGAAAAAACAGAAAAGTGGAGTGTAAAGGGTTATGACGAAAAATTCTGTCCTAGTGCATGGATACAATAAGAACAAAAAGGATATGTATGTTCTCTCTAAGAATTTAGAAAAGCTTAATCATAAATGCATAGTGGTAGATTTACCTTTAACATATAAGGAAATTGATTATGCCTATTCTGTATTTGAAAAAAGTATAGAAGGTATTTTAAAGGATTTAAGGGGGGGTGAAAAAATTAATTTGATTGGACATAGTACGGGGGGTTTGATAATAAGAAAACTTCTATTGAATACTAAGTTTATTGATCAAGTTAATAATTGTGTTTTGATTGCTACACCGAATAATGGGAGTGAGCTTGCGGATTTGGCAGCTAGATATTTCGGTTTCTTAACCGATGCCTATAAAACCCTTAAATCATTGCGAACAGAATATGTAAAAAGTATAGAGTTTATTAAGGGGGATAAAGTCAGAGTCGGAGCTATAGCAGGAAATAGAAACAATCTTCTTATGGGTAAGTTTTTGAAAGATCAAAATGATGGTAGGATTAATGTGAATTCTGTATTTCACAAAGGGCTAAACGATTTTATCATACTGCCCTATGGGCATAAAGAAATACATTATAAATGGAAAACCGCAAAGCTTGCAGATAATTTTATAGAAAAAGGACGATTTATTGAGTCCTAAATATATTCAAGCTATGTATACCTATTTTTACATTTTCAATATATTATATAATGTATATGAATCCCTATAAGTAATATTAATCGGAGGATATAAAAATGATTATTCAGCTACCAAAGGAAGTTGAAATTATATTGGATGTATTGTATAACAATGGATATGAAGGATATATAGTAGGAGGATGTGTTAGAGACAGTATTATAGGTAAAATTCCAAATGATTGGGATATTTGTACAAGTGCTGAGCCTAAGGAAATGCTGCATATTTTTAGGCATTTTAAAGTAATACCTACTGGGTTAAAGCATGGTACAGTGACAGTGGTTATAAATAATCAGCATTTTGAAGTGACTACATATAGAATAGACAAAGAATACATAGATGGAAGAAGGCCCAGTGAAGTTGAATTTACCAATAGCTTAAGGGAAGATTTAAAGCGTAGGGATTTTACTATCAATGCTATGGCTTATAATAATAACCACGGTTTAATAGACTATTATGGGGGTATAGACGATATACATAATAAGAAAATTAAGTGTGTAGGAAATGCCTTTGAAAGGTTTAATGAAGATTATCTAAGGATGTTAAGGGGTGTCAGGTTTTCATCACAACTAGAATATGAGCTTGATGTAGAAACATTTAAAGCTATCAAGGAGCTATCACGAAACATCGTAAATATTAGTAAGGAAAGAATAAGAGAAGAAATTAATAGGATTCTATTATCACAAAGGCCCTCAAAGGGGATTGAGCTATTAGAGGTAACTGGATTGCTACAACATATCCTGCCCGAACTTCAAAAATGCGTTAGGTTTCAGCAGAAAAATCCCCATCATGATAAAGACGTATTTTATCATACCTTAAGTGTATTAGATAATACGGATAAGGATTTGGTGTTGAGGCTTTCAGCATTATTACATGATATTGCTAAACCCGAGACCTTTTCTGTAGATGAGGAAAATATAGGACATTTCTATAGGCATCATATGAGGGGGATGGAATTAGCTGAAGGCATACTAAAAAGATTGAAATACGATAATAGAACAATTGAGTCAGTTAAGGCACTAGTTAAGGAACATATGATAAAGCACGATATGCCTACACCAAGAGTAATAAAAAGATTGATTAATAGAGTTGGCAAGGATAATATAGATAGACTATTTAAGCTTCAAGCAGCAGATATAAAGGGGAGTAAAGCACCCTATGATTTTAGCAATATTAACAAAGCAAAAGAGATAAGTGATAAAATATTAAATGAACAGCAGCCATTAACTGTAAAGGATTTAGATATAAATGGTAATGATTTAATGATCCTAGGGGTAGCTCAAGGTAAAGAAATAGGTGCTATTTTAAATAAACTATTAGATAGGGTTCTAGACAATCCACAACTGAATAAAAGGCATATATTGATTGATGAAGCAAAAGAGATTTTAGAAATATGAAAAAAATAAACGAGTAGGATTAATAGTTTATTTTGAATCTGCTTTAATGGGGGGAAAGAAATGTTTTTCAAAAAGAAAAAGAAGGATTCCCATAGGGGAAAGGTTTTATCCAAACAAAAAGAAATTCCAGATATTTTAGAAATTAAAGATAAGGGAAAAGGTAAGCTGGATAATGTCCCCGACGAAATAGTTGCTAAGGCAATTAAGGATATATTATCTAAGGATTGAGGCTATAAAAAATGGTATTACGACAGGCCTATTAGTTATAGGGATGATAAATAGTAATTTCACATTTAAATAGAAAACACTTCTATGGGATTTCCCTATAGAAGTGTTTTTAAATTTATTAATTTTCAAAAAAGAAAAAATGAACCCTTGGGTTCAAAAAAAATGTATGCGTATTAAACATATTATATTAAGATTTTACCCTAAACGACAATAGATGTCAATATATTTATTTCGATTATAAAAAATGTCGAATATTTATAATTATAAAGTGAAGCTAGAAAACTGATTTCCATAATTTTGTATAAAATATTTTGAAATGGCTAAAATACTAGATAAATTAAACTATGGCTCAATAATATTAAGAATGACTATACATATATGTTAAATATGCAAGGAGGTTTTATTGTGCTTTATAAGAAAAAAAGGAAGACGGGTAGAGTGGTTGTATTATTGTGTGGTATTCTCCTTTTTGCCGGGTTTACCTATGGATATATGTCTAATAATAAACCATTAAATAAGCCCCAGAATACCAGCAAGTTACCATTAAGTAGTAATAACAACTATCCAGGGAGTAATATAAAAACTAGGGATGATGAAAAAGTTAATAATGAAGATAGCCAAGAAACTATTGAAAATAAAGAAGCTAATATTAATGAGACAATGAAGGTAGTAAATGAAGAATCAAAAATTGTTTTTAATACACTTTATTTAAAAACTGGTAAAACAGATACTAAAAAGGTCGAAATTCCAGTTACTATTGTGGGAGCGAACCTAAATCAATTTAAAGAATATATAGAAGATAACTATAGGGATTGGGAAATCAAAGGGGTTTCCCTTAGAACCGCCTCCCTATATAAAGAAATTGATGGATATAATCCCAATTACTTCATAATACAAAATAAGGATGGGTATATAGCAGTTTATAAAATTAATAAAGAAGGTAAAAAGGAGGTATATGAGGTAACGGACATATCCATATCAACCTTAAGTGAAATGGATAAATTAAAGCTGGATAAAGGAATAATTGCTAAAAACTTAGAAGAATTGTATAGGATCATAGAAGGTTATAGTAACTAGGTGTACATACTCGTACATCTTTTTTTTTATTAAGTCACATCCAAAACATGAACTGGAGGTGCTACCTGGTCGTTTTTTTATATTACCATCCATAAAAAAGAAGGATTAACAGCATTGATATCGAATATATGTTTGTATCAATAATATTATATTGGAGGATATAGAAATGATCATTTTAGGAATTGATCCAGGCATTGCAATACTTGGATATGGTATAGTAGAATATAATGGGAACTCTTTTAAAACATTGGATTATGGAGCAATACTTACTGACTCAAAACAAGCAACTCCAGATAGATTGAAAAAAATTTATATTGAGTTAGAAGAAATATTGGATTTATATAAGCCCGATGCAGTTGCTATAGAAGAACTGTTTTTCAATAAAAATGTTAAAACCGCAATAGTTGTAGGGCAGGCAAGGGGAGTGGCTATATTAGCCGCCGCTCAAA
Coding sequences within:
- a CDS encoding alpha/beta hydrolase codes for the protein MTKNSVLVHGYNKNKKDMYVLSKNLEKLNHKCIVVDLPLTYKEIDYAYSVFEKSIEGILKDLRGGEKINLIGHSTGGLIIRKLLLNTKFIDQVNNCVLIATPNNGSELADLAARYFGFLTDAYKTLKSLRTEYVKSIEFIKGDKVRVGAIAGNRNNLLMGKFLKDQNDGRINVNSVFHKGLNDFIILPYGHKEIHYKWKTAKLADNFIEKGRFIES
- a CDS encoding CCA tRNA nucleotidyltransferase, with the translated sequence MIIQLPKEVEIILDVLYNNGYEGYIVGGCVRDSIIGKIPNDWDICTSAEPKEMLHIFRHFKVIPTGLKHGTVTVVINNQHFEVTTYRIDKEYIDGRRPSEVEFTNSLREDLKRRDFTINAMAYNNNHGLIDYYGGIDDIHNKKIKCVGNAFERFNEDYLRMLRGVRFSSQLEYELDVETFKAIKELSRNIVNISKERIREEINRILLSQRPSKGIELLEVTGLLQHILPELQKCVRFQQKNPHHDKDVFYHTLSVLDNTDKDLVLRLSALLHDIAKPETFSVDEENIGHFYRHHMRGMELAEGILKRLKYDNRTIESVKALVKEHMIKHDMPTPRVIKRLINRVGKDNIDRLFKLQAADIKGSKAPYDFSNINKAKEISDKILNEQQPLTVKDLDINGNDLMILGVAQGKEIGAILNKLLDRVLDNPQLNKRHILIDEAKEILEI
- a CDS encoding BofC C-terminal domain-containing protein; this encodes MLYKKKRKTGRVVVLLCGILLFAGFTYGYMSNNKPLNKPQNTSKLPLSSNNNYPGSNIKTRDDEKVNNEDSQETIENKEANINETMKVVNEESKIVFNTLYLKTGKTDTKKVEIPVTIVGANLNQFKEYIEDNYRDWEIKGVSLRTASLYKEIDGYNPNYFIIQNKDGYIAVYKINKEGKKEVYEVTDISISTLSEMDKLKLDKGIIAKNLEELYRIIEGYSN
- the ruvC gene encoding crossover junction endodeoxyribonuclease RuvC, with the translated sequence MIILGIDPGIAILGYGIVEYNGNSFKTLDYGAILTDSKQATPDRLKKIYIELEEILDLYKPDAVAIEELFFNKNVKTAIVVGQARGVAILAAAQKNVEIFEYTPLQVKQGVVGYGRAEKKQVQIMVKTFLNLKSVPKPDDVADALAVAICHAHTGRMGNIFKC